Proteins encoded by one window of Grus americana isolate bGruAme1 chromosome 7, bGruAme1.mat, whole genome shotgun sequence:
- the AP3M1 gene encoding AP-3 complex subunit mu-1, with protein sequence MIHSLFLINCSGDIFLEKHWKSVVSQSVCDYFFEAQEKAIDVENVPPVISTPHHYLISIYRDKIFFVSVIQTEVPPLFVIEFLHRVADTFQDYFGECSETAIKDNVVIVYELLEEMLDNGFPLATESNILKELIKPPTILRSVVNSITGSSNVGDTLPTGQLSNIPWRRAGVKYTNNEAYFDVIEEIDAIIDKSGSTVFAEIQGVIDSCIKLSGMPDLSLSFMNPRLLDDVSFHPCIRFKRWESERVLSFIPPDGNFRLISYRVSSQNLVAIPVYVKHMISFKENSSSGRFDVTIGPKQNMGKTVEGVVMTVHMPKAVLNMNLTATQGSYTFDPVTKVLTWDVGKITPQKLPNLKGIVNLQSGAPKPEENPSLNIQFKIQQLAISGLKVNRLDMYGEKYKPFKGVKYITKAGKFQVRT encoded by the exons ATGATCCACAGCCTGTTTCTTATAAACTGTTCTGGTGATATATTCTTGGAGAAGCACTGGAAGAGCGTTGTGAGCCAATCTGTATGTGATTACTTCTTTGAAGCTCAGGAGAAGGCAATCGATGTTGAGAATGTGCCTCCTGTCATCTCCACGCCACATCACTACCTCATCAGCATCTATCGGGATAAAATCTTCTTTGTGTCTGTCATACAGACAGAAGTGCCACCACTCTTTGTAATTGAATTTCTACACCGAGTAGCAGATACTTTCCAG GATTACTTCGGCGAATGTTCTGAGACTGCAATTAAAGACAATGTAGTTATTGTGTATGAACTTCTAGAAGAAATGTTAGACAATGGCTTTCCACTGGCAACAGAATCTAACATATTGAAGGAGTTGATTAAGCCTCCCACAATTTTGCGCTCCGTTGTCAACTCCATCACag gcaGTAGTAATGTGGGTGACACGCTTCCCACTGGACAGTTGTCCAACATTCCTTGGCGCAGAGCAGGGGTAAAATACACAAACAACGAAGCCTATTTTGATGTCATTGAAGAAATTGATGCGATTATAGACAAATCAG GTTCCACAGTCTTTGCAGAAATCCAAGGTGTTATAGATTCGTGTATTAAGCTCTCAGGAATGCCAGatctgtctctttctttcatg AACCCACGGCTGCTGGATGACGTCAGCTTCCATCCATGTATTCGGTTCAAACGCTGGGAGTCTGAGAGAGTCCTTTCATTTATTCCTCCCGATGGGAATTTCAGATTGATCTCCTACCGTGTCAGTTCACAGAA CTTGGTGGCAATTCCTGTATATGTGAAACACATGATCAGTTTTAAGGAAAATAGTTCTTCAGGAAGATTTGATGTTACCATTGGACCAAAACAGAATATGGGGAAAACAGTAGAAGGAGTTGTCATGACAGTTCACATGCCAAAGGCCGTACTTAATATGAACCTCACTGCTACACAAGGCAGCTATACGTTTGACCCAGTTACTAAA GTGTTAACATGGGACGTTGGCAAAATTACCCCTCAAAAGCTACCCAACCTGAAGGGCATAGTGAACCTGCAGTCTGGAGCCCCCAAGCCAGAAGAGAATCCCAGTTTAAACATCCAGTTTAAGATACAACAGCTTGCAATTTCAG gaCTGAAAGTGAATCGCCTAGACATGTATGGAGAAAAATACAAGCCTTTTAAAGGTGTCAAATATAttacaaaagcaggaaaatttcaAGTCAGGACATGA